Part of the Cercospora beticola chromosome 5, complete sequence genome is shown below.
CTCTTTCGTTTCCCGTCCTCCTGAAAACGCATGTTTGTTGATCTTGTTCTTGATCTCGTTCGGCTTATCTGACATGAAGATGGCCGAGTTCTTGTCAGAAGCACTCATTTTACCACCTGGACCTTGTAGTGCAGTCAAGAATTTTGAAAGGATCAGTGTCGTCTTCGGGTGAGGATTCGTCATGCGTTCGCAGCGATCTCGTAGCACACGGAAGTATGGTTCTTGGTCGATGGCGCATGGAATGAGCGTTGGAATTTTGGACAGCGCCTTGTGCCGCCGCTTGCCAGCAGGGTCGAGATCAGGATACCGATAGTCCTTGTAGCCAAAGAGTTCTGGATATGAGGACGGGAACGCTGCAACACATTGTTTGGCAAGGTATGATGTCAATCCGACACTCGTGCTGCCACCGAACCCAAAAGCACCGAACGCCTGGTTGTTTGTCACGAGTGACTCGAATTCCGAGGCATTCCAATAGAAATGGCCTCCTACGAACTCGTAGTCGGTATAGATGAAGGTCTTCTTGGGATCGAACCCAAGAGCAATAATATCCTTGATGTTCTCATGTGCAAACTCCATGAAGTCTTCCACCTCAGCTCCCTTCTTTTGTACTCCATCATTCTTTTGGCGTGTATACAGATACTTCTCATCGTCTGTCAACATGATGACAAGTGGCACATCGAAAATCTCCTGCAACTCTTTCGTGAACAGGAATGGCACAGTGTGTCCCAAGTGCATGCTTCCACTCGAGGGACCTCGACCGGTATAGAGCATGAAGGTGCCATACTTTTCGTATACGTCCAAGATCTTGTCGAAGTCGCGGTGTGAGAAGAACAATTTCCGTCGCATCAGTCGATGAGCTGGTTTGCCGGTGACCTGCTCGAATCTCTTGAGGTGCTCCTCAGTCAAGGGTTGCACGCCAAATTCCTGGATGAGGCGGTCATAGTCAATGGCTTTCACATTGCCAGACTCGTCCACTTCACCCGCGACATTGTATGGATCGATCTTCTGCGAGGCAGGCTTGATCTCATCCTTGACCTCTGCCACGGCGGGCGGTGCGCCGACAGCCTGATCCTGAGACATGGCCAGCGGTGTGGTGCGTTGTCCCGTAATATCAGTCGATCGATGTGGAATTTCTCTCGAGCTCTGGAATCGGCGAGCAGCGATGTCACGGCATGAGTCGAATGACTTGTCGCGGGCGTGGTGGGGTGACCGGCCGTGGCTCCGCGCGGCACGGATTGGAGCCGAAGCGAAGAAGCGGCTGGAATCAGCAAACAGTCTCGTGCGGAGTTGGCAgctccttcatcatcattcACCAACGTCCGCCACCATCACCAGTCGCGCATCGCCCACTGTCCCATCCATATCTGCACACTGCTCGGTGATGGGCGGCGTTCGCAGACGACGGCACGTGTGACCATGGTCAAATTCTACAGCAACAGTTATACCTACGACTACGGCTTCAGCGCCGTCTCCCTCGCATACTTCTTGCGATATCCCAACCCCTACTCGCGCCATGTCGCATCGACCGACACGATCGAGCGTCACTTTGACCCCGAGACTGGCCGCCTGACGACGGTTCGATTGCACTTGAAGCGTAGCCGGCTACCCACGGCTGTGCTCAAGCTTCTGCCAAAGAGCGCACTGGGAGCGAACGACGATGGCAGCACGCAGAGCTTCATCTTGGAGAAAAGCGTGATCGATGTAAAGGAGGGGTGGATGGCTACCGACAGCCGCAACCTGGATTGGAACAATGTGCTCTCAGTCATTGAGAAGCATACTTATCGCAGGCCGGAACCGCTTTCCGCCACCGGGGCAAACGAGGAGCGCACCGATGTCGATGTGAGTGTGACACTGAAAAGTCGCATTGGAGAGCAGAtccgaaagagaagagaacgATGGGGTCAGCAGGCGAGTGCGACATCTGTGACAGGAGCAGGGGATGAAGAACCTGTCAAGCCGGGCTTCTTCCAAAACTGGACTTCTGGAGCGGTGCGCACGGCCATTGAAAGCATCGGTATGCAACGCACCGAAAAGAGCCAGCCCAAGGCACAGAAGGGTATGTCAGTTGTCCTCGCCAGACTCCGCGAAGGAGGCGTACAGGCCGTCCTGGAAGGAATGGCAAAGGATCGCGAGCTTGCGGTATAGCATTGGTCCGTCTCGCACAACGTTCCCGATCCGGACTTCAGCGACAAACAGTAGTCGCCGCGGCAATGACCAACAGAACACAAAACGAAAATGTACAAATATGAAAAGCGATTTCTAGCGCAGGAGTTTGGTGGCGAGTACGGCATAGGTGTATTATGACGAGCCCTTCACTTCACATAGTGTCTCTTGATACTCATTAACGACTTGGGGAGGTGAGGAaatggtggtggaggaggaggaggccgtGGCACGTTGAGACGGCATTTTGTGTATATGAAGAGGCCCTAAGCCGATGGAAGACCTCTCCACTACAATCGTTACAAACGTCTCACCTTTCCTCTCAATTTCCTCTTCTCGGAGAGCCTGCAATGTTTGGAAACGATTAAACCTTCGGTACTCATTCGGTAGCCGAGTCAGCTGACAGTCTATGTTCAGCAATGCGCCGTATTCGCAGTCTATCATAGCGCGGCACGCTTTCATGCCCTCTACCGCTCATCCCACGGGATGTGTCCTCGAATCTACAAAGCCTCGTCCACTTCCTCAGGCACACCAGGCTCAACCACCACCTTCTCAATGCATTGCAGCGTAGCCCTTAATGGTAGCCCCACAACGTTGTCAAACGTCCCATCAATCTTCTCCACGAGAATGCTTCCCACTCCTTGTATGCCATACCCACCAGCCTTATCTGCTCCCTCCCGCGTCCTCACATACGACATGATCAAATCATCCGTGACACTCTGATCAAATTTGACCTGCGTCTCCTCCACATGCGTCTCAATCGCATACCCCGGATCCATCAAACTCTCCAATGGCGCCATACACACCACCGCCGTGTAGACCTTATGCCAACCATTATTCTGATCTCTGAGCATCTTGAGTGTCTGGAAGTGATCTTTCTCGTTCTTCGGCTTCTCGAGGATTTCGCCAAAGTGGCTTGCGACTACAGTGTCTGCTGCAATCACCAATGCTGGCTCACCGCCCTTGTCTTTCCCATCGTCGATGGTGGTCTGGTAGACATTCATGCATTTTTGCGAGGCGGTTTCGAGGACGTATTCGAAGGGACCGAGACCTTTGTCTTTGTCTTCGGGGACGGATGCGGGGATGATTTCGAGGTTGCTGAGGCCGATCTATGGGGGTGGAGACTTTTTAGAGATTCGCTCAGCTTTGCATTAAGAAAGATGTTGCGCATGATGTAGATGGCTAGGAGATGAGCTTTGCGTGAGAGAACAACCTACCTGTGCCAGGAGCTGCctgcgacgaggagaagcagatGCGAGGATCACACGCTTGCCACGGATCATGTTCAGCGCGGGCAGATTCAATGGGAGCGGCGCTCGCGGGCCGCCACCAGGGCGTTGTGGCGGTTGGGCGGTTGGGACTGCAACGCCGCCTGTGCCATCGTAGGCGGGCGGAAGATCCAGCGGTGTCTTCTCGTCGGCCATGTTGGAGTGTGATGTGGAGGGAAGAGCGCTATGGTGACAGTCACAGCGCTATCGATTCTGTAGGGCTGAGGTCAGCCAAGAATGACTGCTTGGAGTGGCACGCCGAAATAATGTCTCGTCGAACATCGGCCATTGCCCAGTGCTCGGAGCGCTGTTCTTTCTGAGCACGCCGCCGAGGAGGGGCATTTTCCTGTGCAGATAGCGTCCACGGCGCAACCGCTAGCACAGCGACTCGACTCCGAGATTTCGTGGTCGACTCGTGTCGCCAGAGCCGGTGTTCTTCCTCGTTGAGCAACACATCCGAGGCTCATGGCCGAATGATCAATGATCATGCCGACCCTGCTCCGAAGGCTCTCACGAAATTGTTGCAGGAACCTTCTCTGGCGTGTCTGGCTACGTAACACGGCCGTAAACCGACCCAGCGTACCTCGAGACATTGACAGGTTTGTAAGCTAGATGCCTCCGCGTAGCTACTGCCTTGGCTACTTATAATAAACGTCGCTTCCCTCACTTGTGTCCCGCTTTACAGGAATTGATCTTCACTAAATACCAACACATCAACGCCTCACTACAATCGCCCAAAATGGTTCAGAACAAGCAGTTCATCTTTGCTGACTACCCAGACGGGCTGCCCAAGCCTGGCAAGGACCTCACCGTCGAGAGCACAGAGTTCGACGTTGAGCAGCAACCACCACAAGGCGGCTTCACTGCCAAAGGTGAGCACGTCCAGCTTAAGCGGAACAATTATGGGCGGGTCAAAGTACTGATCCTGTGTAGTCCACTATGTCTCTTTCGATCCATATCAGCGTGGCCGCATGAGGAAGCCAGACGTCAAGTCCTACTCTCCACCGTTCGAGAAGGGCAAGCCAATCGTCAACGCGGCTATCAGCAGCGTAATCAAGTCCGACAACGAGAACTTCAAGCCCGGCCAACTGGTCCACTACAGCTATGCAGCAACACAGGAGTACACTGTCGTCAGCGCCGAGGAGGCCAAGGGCTACAAGGTGATCGACAACCCGTTCAACCTCGACCCTAAGAACTTCGTTGGACCACTTGGGATGCCTGGTCTCACAGCTTACAGCTCTCTGTACGAGATCGGCCAGCCAAAGAAGGGACAGACAATCTTCATCTCAGCAGCCTCCGGAGCCGTAGGCCAGCTTGTTGGTCAGCTCGCGAAACACGAAGGCCTGACTGTGATCGGCTCCGTCGGCAGCGATGACAAACTGGAGTACATCACCAAGGACCTAGGCTTCGATGCTGGGTTCAACTACAAGAGTGAGAAGCCACTCGAAGCACTTCAGCGTCTGGCACCAGAGGGTATCGACATCTACTACGAGAATGTGGGCggcgagcagctcgaggCCGCCATCGCGCATCTGAAGCAATTCGGACGCATTGTTGCTTGTGGAATGATCTCGCAATATAACCTCAAGCCAGAGCAGCATTACGGTGTGAAGAACTTGATGCAGGTCGTCGCAAAGAGGTTAACTGTAAGTCTTATTGTGAGCGACTACTAAACTTGAGACATCTCACTGACGGTGTTCTAGATTCGAGGCTTCATTGTCGCAGACCCAGATTTCGGTCCAAAGTACTGGGCAGAGCACCAAAAGAATGTGCAGCAATGGATCCACGATGGCTCATTCAAGGTCAAGCTTCATGTCACCGAGGGCATCGATAACGCTCCTGAGGGCTTTGTTGGTATGCTGGAAGGCAAGAACTTCGGCAAGGCGCTGTTGGAGGTTAGCAAGCCTCAATAGCTGGCATTGTCATTCATGAGATTATGACTATTTAGTACTGCATAGCGAGCATAACAGAGGATTGACACATTGATCAAACCCATTCGTCTCTCATGGTCGGATATACTATTCGTTAACTACCGGGGAGGTATGAGGATTTTGTTGCAATCCAGTGCGCATCGCCAGGACAACGCCTCAAATGAAGAGTAAATGCGATGCATGTCCAACCTACTTCGACTTCCTGCTCACCGTGGGCAGGAAATCGAGCTAGCCAGACGACAACCACCACGAAGGTAAGTTGGTGATCTATCAGCCGCGCTTTTGAACATGGGAAGATTCGCATGACAGCTCCTCGTGTGCAAGGAGAAGTGATTAATGTCAGCAACCCCAAGAACAGCGCGCTTTCGAGAGATTGAATGGCTATCGTGAATAAGACAACTACGCTGGTCTGGTGCTATGTGTGGGTCGCGCTCGCAGGAAGTCCTCGAGGTTGATAGTGAAAGTTGTGCTCCACCAGCATGGAGAAAGTTATGCTGCCTTTTGTTTCCATGTCTTCGATTGTCTGTCGACCCTTGGAGATCTTGCTCTCAATGATGCGTCATATTCGTCTCTGGTCGTTGGATGACCCTGCATGAGTAGGCAGTTGATATGAGCGTTGTGGCAATCCAACGACCACCCCAAAGACAATGCCCTGAGTAAAGAGTGGGCACGATGCGTGTCTGCTCCAGTCACCTGTAACCAGTCCGCTGGAACCTTCCAGACCGGGTTGAAGGCATCTACTGGCTGCATGCCAACTGAACCGACAACTCTGTCGAACTTGGTAT
Proteins encoded:
- a CDS encoding uncharacterized protein (BUSCO:EOG092643IE); its protein translation is MADEKTPLDLPPAYDGTGGVAVPTAQPPQRPGGGPRAPLPLNLPALNMIRGKRVILASASPRRRQLLAQIGLSNLEIIPASVPEDKDKGLGPFEYVLETASQKCMNVYQTTIDDGKDKGGEPALVIAADTVVASHFGEILEKPKNEKDHFQTLKMLRDQNNGWHKVYTAVVCMAPLESLMDPGYAIETHVEETQVKFDQSVTDDLIMSYVRTREGADKAGGYGIQGVGSILVEKIDGTFDNVVGLPLRATLQCIEKVVVEPGVPEEVDEAL
- a CDS encoding uncharacterized protein (BUSCO:EOG092624KK); its protein translation is MSQDQAVGAPPAVAEVKDEIKPASQKIDPYNVAGEVDESGNVKAIDYDRLIQEFGVQPLTEEHLKRFEQVTGKPAHRLMRRKLFFSHRDFDKILDVYEKYGTFMLYTGRGPSSGSMHLGHTVPFLFTKELQEIFDVPLVIMLTDDEKYLYTRQKNDGVQKKGAEVEDFMEFAHENIKDIIALGFDPKKTFIYTDYEFVGGHFYWNASEFESLVTNNQAFGAFGFGGSTSVGLTSYLAKQCVAAFPSSYPELFGYKDYRYPDLDPAGKRRHKALSKIPTLIPCAIDQEPYFRVLRDRCERMTNPHPKTTLILSKFLTALQGPGGKMSASDKNSAIFMSDKPNEIKNKINKHAFSGGRETKEEHEKYGGNPDVDVAWTYLSYFLESDEELEDLANQYRAGKLMTGDMKKRCIAELQKFVTDFQERRSKIDDTVMREFTRLRKLEFNGNPNPTHPQGESEANGDAKGEEKVVREDGKLTKGERKALKIAQQKAEKERLRQEKESGQAPAQKSTDDALSSEADKLKLVEGDVSKS